The Coccidioides posadasii str. Silveira chromosome 3, complete sequence genome contains a region encoding:
- a CDS encoding uncharacterized protein (EggNog:ENOG410PP6Z~COG:S~BUSCO:6733at33183): MADYNSWKVADLKAELKRRGIPQTRLRLKQQIIDRLLESDASGQNENVAEKVASEGVPEAENEVTVTSFPKEATKQKEPSPEQTRPAAEPVPSDSGDAACAPIPEPSQPPQEEPQEQPQDVTMGEVAPPLNDQPDLEPASREPVAVKDRDEVSDLEKEPAKLPEPPETESTQPSDERPSQAPSTEKDIQKEEIDDSKKRKRRSQSPPPSPRSAAQKRARAEDGHPRVILQEDLSSVEKNEGPDELITATQRPAAPEAMEIDTLETHRETSTKEDGTKVDDLQAQPKIGQESRESPKPEPPKDDSHSVPKDSSTKEDDEESKKAERKEEPVPQEHGPLQKQDEEIAATKKPAGDARFKGLFSANGIPGRRESPPPAEDEERVVAPALHPATTSLYIRDFMRPLQPANLKRHLAALATPPDSTPNPDIILDFFLDSIKTHCFVTFANVAAASRVRTALHATIWPEERTRKPLWVDFVPEEKVKEWIEIEQAGNNRRDAHRWEVIYEDREDGTIAVLQEAVSNTARNRNQSFNLGREPPTGPRAERPFGRGSLQAGPPSNLPASGFKALDDRFLSTSAKPKLYYLPVSREASDKRLDKFDDLARAGPTRRPGGDEMRRFTFEDDDFFVDQGPEYGSRRGRAPRGRGGGAFAEWGGSWRGRR; encoded by the coding sequence TAACATCATTCCCAAAAGAAGCcacaaaacaaaaagagcCGTCCCCGGAACAGACTCGACCGGCAGCTGAGCCTGTGCCTTCCGACTCCGGTGATGCCGCGTGTGCACCCATTCCAGAACCATCGCAGCCACCCCAAGAGGAGCCCCAGGAGCAGCCCCAAGATGTGACGATGGGAGAGGTCGCTCCGCCCTTAAACGACCAGCCAGATCTTGAACCTGCTTCCCGGGAGCCGGTGGCAGTAAAGGACCGAGATGAAGTGTCTGATCTTGAGAAAGAACCAGCGAAACTGCCGGAGCCTCCCGAGACAGAGTCTACTCAACCCTCCGATGAACGTCCATCCCAAGCCCCTTCGACCGAAAAGGACATtcaaaaagaagagatagatGATtcgaaaaaaagaaagcgtCGCAGCCAAAGCCCACCCCCATCTCCGAGAAGCGCCGCCCAGAAGAGAGCTAGAGCAGAAGATGGCCATCCTCGCGTTATCCTGCAGGAAGACCTGTCTTCGGTTGAGAAAAATGAAGGCCCGGATGAGCTCATAACCGCTACACAGCGCCCAGCGGCGCCAGAAGCAATGGAAATTGATACTTTAGAGACGCATAGGGAGACTTCAACCAAGGAGGATGGTACCAAGGTCGACGACCTACAAGCGCAACCAAAAATAGGCCAAGAATCAAGAGAGAGTCCTAAACCGGAGCCCCCGAAAGACGATAGCCATTCAGTTCCCAAGGACTCCAGTACTaaggaagatgatgaagagagcAAGAAGGCAGAACGGAAAGAGGAGCCTGTACCTCAGGAGCATGGGCCATTGCAAAAGCAAGACGAAGAAATAGCCGCAACGAAAAAGCCTGCTGGTGACGCTCGTTTTAAGGGTTTGTTCTCTGCGAACGGAATTCCGGGTCGTCGCGAGTCCCCACCACCTGCCGAAGATGAAGAGCGCGTTGTCGCTCCAGCGCTCCATCCGGCCACGACTTCTTTGTACATTCGCGATTTTATGCGTCCCCTGCAACCTGCCAATCTCAAGAGACATCTCGCCGCTTTGGCCACACCGCCTGATTCGACTCCTAATCCAGACATTATCCTTGATTTTTTCCTTGACTCGATTAAAACTCACTGCTTCGTTACCTTTGCCAATGTCGCCGCTGCTTCCCGCGTTCGAACAGCACTGCATGCCACCATTTGGCCCGAGGAGCGAACACGGAAGCCATTGTGGGTTGATTTCGTTCCGGAGGAGAAGGTGAAAGAATGGATTGAGATCGAACAAGCCGGGAATAACCGACGTGACGCTCACCGCTGGGAAGTGATATATGAAGACCGGGAAGATGGGACCATTGCTGTCCTTCAGGAGGCAGTTTCAAACACGGCTCGCAACCGTAATCAGTCGTTTAACCTTGGGAGAGAACCACCCACGGGACCACGAGCTGAGAGACCCTTCGGTCGAGGCAGTCTGCAAGCTGGACCACCATCCAACCTCCCCGCCAGTGGCTTCAAAGCCCTCGACGATCGATTCCTATCCACGTCAGCCAAGCCTAAACTATATTACCTTCCGGTCTCCAGGGAGGCGTCAGATAAGCGTTTGGACAAATTTGACGATCTTGCTCGTGCAGGGCCTACTCGCCGACCGGGTGGTGATGAGATGCGTCGATTCACGTTTGAAGATGATGACTTCTTCGTTGACCAAGGCCCCGAATATGGCTCCCGTCGAGGCCGCGCCCCAAGGGGGCGAGGAGGCGGTGCATTCGCTGAGTGGGGAGGCAGCTGGCGTGGTAGAAGGTAA
- a CDS encoding uncharacterized protein (EggNog:ENOG410PM3Y~COG:T~TransMembrane:7 (o30-54i66-87o99-117i160-185o205-227i239-262o282-303i)) codes for MGWPVCNETLQAERVSEVPLWDGGITFHQLGLIISATFSLIAVLVSVYLVFQHAVHYLRPQEQRHIIRILFMVPIYAVVSFLSFYHYRHTVYFQVLRDCYEAFAISAFFSLMCHYIADDLHKQKEYFRGIVPKPWYWPLDWFQKCCGGERGIWRTPRSGLTWFNIIWTGVFQYCFIRVAMTIVAVVTQKFHVYCAESLSPAFAHIWVMVIEVICVTVAMYCLIQFYIQLKEDLTPHSPFMKILAIKLVIFLSFWQEITISFLTSSGAIKPSSQMGLPDIKLGIPSTILCVEMAAFAILHLWAFPWKQYSLSNSKHMNAPKDDFDAPRMESYQGGFLGIKALIDAFNPWDLIKAIGRSARWLFVGRKHRQFDPSYQGQPGSSFTVKTPAVRMQEQGTAYLGAQSGDEMMMMQPTSRQYDSYGGERDELLANAQDNPVTDSPPHTMKRTGSQ; via the exons ATGGGTTGGCCGGTGTGCAACGAGACGCTGCAGGCGGAGCGAG TCTCCGAGGTCCCTCTTTGGGATGGGGGCATCACTTTCCATCAGCTTGGCCTCATAATATCTGCAACGTTCTCCCTGATCGCCGTGCTTGTATCCGTTTACCTCGTCTTCCAACATGCCGTACACTACCTCCGGCCTCAAGAACAAAGACA CATCATTCGAATTCTGTTTATGGTTCCTATTTACGCCGTAGTATccttcctctctttctatCACTACCGGCACACCGTATACTTTCAGGTTCTCCGAGATTGCTACGAGGCCTTTGCCATCTCtgcttttttctctcttatgTGCCACTATATCGCCGACGACCTGCACAAGCAGAAAGAATATTTTCGAGGTATCGTTCCAAAGCCGTGGTACTGGCCATTGGACTGGTTTCAGAAATGCTGCGGCGGTGAAAGAGGCATTTGGAGGACTCCCAGGAGTGGGCTGACGTGGTTCAAT ATTATCTGGACAGGAGTATTCCAGTATTGCTTTATACGAGTAGCTATGACTATCGTCGCTGTTGTGACGCAAAAGTTCCACGTTTACTGTGCAGAGTCGTTAAGCCCTGCTTTTGCGCATATATGG GTCATGGTCATCGAAGTTATCTGTGTCACAGTTGCCATGTACTGTCTGATCCAGTTTTACATTCAACTGAAGGAGGACCTTACACCACATTCTCCTTTTATGAAGATCCTTGCCATTAAACTCGTCatttttctttcattctggCAGGAG ATTACAATATCCTTCCTCACCTCGTCTGGCGCAATCAAGCCTTCGAGTCAAATGGGGTTGCCAGACATCAAACTTGGTATCCCTTCTACCATACTTTGTGTTGAAATGGCTGCATTCGCTATTCTCCATCTCTGGGCCTTCCCTTGGAAGCAATACAGTCTCAGCAATTCAAAACATATGAACGCTCCTAAGGACGACTTCGATGCACCACGCATGGAATCCTACCAAGGTGGGTTCCTCGGGATCAAAGCACTTATAGATGCATTTAACCCTTGGGATCTTATCAAAGCAATCGGAAGAAGTGCTCGATGGCTCTTCGTGGGGAGAAAACATCGACAGTTTGATCCGAGCTATCAGGGCCAACCAGGAAGTTCGTTCACCGTTAAGACACCGGCAGTAAGGATGCAGGAGCAAGGTACAGCGTACCTGGGAGCGCAATCGGGCGAtgagatgatgatgatgcaacCGACGAGTCGACAGTATGACTCTTATGGCGGTGAAAGGGACGAGTTACTCGCGAATGCTCAGGATAACCCTGTTACGGATTCTCCACCACACACAATGAAACGTACTGGATCACAATGA
- a CDS encoding uncharacterized protein (EggNog:ENOG410PH1R~COG:O,T~MEROPS:MER0030137~BUSCO:9246at33183), giving the protein MERMPNPLISQKSSDSGLHAYLHPLVLLNISDHITRHAVRQQRGPIVGALLGQQKGRSISLEHVFECNTVIEPNGDVFLHQAWFSERLQQFKDVHKSPALDLVGWFTITLPTGPTPAQLPLHHQILEQYNEAAILLAFHASELQDTSSTIGKLPLTIYESVYEEETMSDGDRSMEIDGQARQLALRFRELPYSIETEEAEMISVDFVASGGGNAAAIDSEVPSETKAKMKDERKERQPKKEAPEVSPLSREDEDLIANLTVRLGAVRTLESRLRLIKAYLQSAQSSTSSVIPSPSSPPLSNSILRSIYSLISHLTLLNPQDSDSISVESLAQANDVALVALLCSMGESIRGLREVGKKFAVARAMKHSMAAQHGMESQMRGAMW; this is encoded by the exons ATGGAGAGAATGCCTAATCCTCTCATTTCCCAAAAGTCTTCGGATTCGGGACTCCACGCCTATCTTCATCCCCTCGTTCTCCTCAACATCTCAGACCATATCACCCGCCATGCAGTCAGACAACAGCGCGGTCCAATTGTGGGAGCTCTTCTCGGTCAACAAAAGGGTCGATCGATTAGCTTAGAACATGTTTTTGAATGCAACACTGTGATAGAGCCAAACGGAGATGTATTTTTGCATCAGGCCTGGTTCTCAGAGCGCCTTCAACAAT TTAAGGATGTTCATAAGTCTCCTGCATTGGATTTAGTTGGATGGTTTACGATAACGCTGCCGACGGGTCCAACACCGGCGCAATTACCACTTCACCATCAGATCCTCGAACAATACAATGAAGCAGCGATACTATTAGCATTCCATGCCTCGGAGTTACAAGACACGTCCTCTACCATAGGAAAACTGCCACTTACAATATACGAGTCCGTCTACGAAGAAGAGACCATGAGCGATGGCGATAGGTCGATGGAAATTGACGGTCAGGCCCGCCAGCTAGCACTTCGATTTAGAGAGCTCCCGTATTCGATTGAAACCGAAGAAGCTGAAATGATCAGCGTTGATTTTGTTGCCAGCGGTGGCGGTAACGCCGCTGCCATTGATTCAGAGGTGCCGAGTGAAACCAAGGCCAAGATGAAAGATGAGAGGAAAGAAAGGCAGCCAAAAAAGGAGGCACCGGAAGTATCCCCGCTCTCACGCGAAGATGAAGACT TAATTGCAAACCTCACCGTCCGTTTGGGAGCTGTTAGAACACTCGAATCCCGTCTCCGTCTGATCAAAGCATACCTTCAATCCGCACAGTCTTCAACTTCTAGCGTGATCCCTTCCCCTTCCTCTCCTCCACTTTCCAATTCTATCCTTCGAAGTATCTATTCACTTATATCCCACCTGACTCTCCTAAATCCACAAGATTCAGACTCTATCTCTGTTGAGTCCCTCGCCCAGGCCAATGATGTCGCACTGGTTGCTCTATTATGTTCTATGGGTGAAAGCATCCGGGGATTACGTGAAGTTGGCAAAAAGTTTGCTGTTGCGCGCGCTATGAAACATAGTATGGCTGCACAACATGGTATGGAATCACAGATGAGAGGTGCTATGTGGTGA
- a CDS encoding uncharacterized protein (EggNog:ENOG410PJ1M~COG:S~BUSCO:3106at33183) → MGTPMTYDQLRDHLDQIYSDPSTRLDVRLIEKLQAELFASTDPKVSAALLVQISNLLPTIQEDPTPLTNLATKAATYLNYSQIRSIEPPLDILAGIKAPSHPVNLLALSLLRKASESVSDAAVVAGDSALVTSLVEIWLTSTTTAVAEAAFDVLWCLLRIDHPNQPWRNGNMESSNSGGLGLMWRRLFGDRNVYSLLFSICCLDNDGQPGQPSKREKSVAQGRLMDFVTRVGSLDWQAVTASHFPDVELGFKCKNLLDFAACQMVDTEDVLLHMTLIHFLEDLLKIGAPGFQQRCSTAQVSHPMFSSPSLDFLVSSGLHHRIMKYFVEPSTLDPAEAAYLSGPIMAYVSQYAQLYPNHLLQNQQSFLDKILTRTLQSFDMPSVQWAHGAVPSGELNILASLPRVMLLEAGKRSLNPLFSIPSKPLHKDTLGALGRIFHGPLGRKVDSDAEQQEDLSHNPTSSRAEAAAARTLYFQYLNQHTAIWNNVVAAAETVAMTDTALAAIAFIKAVATANWDVIKQGSTSEGITTARFAIPTEDEVERLGPASQGNLPLHGAWALLVPPALTVVLPYLFKDPQTHANFVAGGRGDTESAVWRIATAKYDALVALESSIERIGGSTNGVEDVIRTMKRRVAQGPWGNTSQIGSRVDALEL, encoded by the coding sequence atgggTACTCCCATGACGTACGATCAGCTCAGGGATCACCTCGATCAGATATATTCGGATCCCTCTACTCGCCTAGATGTCCGTTTAATCGAGAAGCTTCAAGCGGAGCTGTTCGCTAGCACTGATCCAAAAGTGTCAGCGGCGCTCCTAGTCCAGATCTCCAACCTCCTCCCCACTATTCAAGAAGATCCGACTCCGCTAACCAATTTGGCCACGAAAGCAGCGACGTACCTAAACTATTCACAGATCCGGTCCATCGAACCTCCCCTCGATATTCTTGCCGGTATCAAGGCACCTTCACACCCGGTTAACCTCCTTGCTTTATCGCTCCTCCGCAAAGCTAGCGAGTCCGTTAGCGATGCGGCAGTTGTTGCAGGCGATTCAGCTCTAGTGACATCCTTAGTGGAGATATGGCTCACAAGCACCACCACCGCTGTTGCGGAGGCGGCCTTCGATGTTCTATGGTGTCTCCTCCGGATCGATCACCCAAATCAGCCGTGGAGAAATGGAAACATGGAAAGTAGTAATTCTGGTGGCCTGGGCCTGATGTGGAGAAGACTATTTGGAGACAGAAACGTGTACAGCCTACTCTTCTCAATATGCTGTCTTGATAATGACGGACAACCCGGGCAGCCGAGCAAGCGGGAAAAGTCAGTGGCTCAGGGAAGATTGATGGATTTTGTGACTAGAGTAGGGTCGCTGGATTGGCAGGCGGTTACGGCATCACATTTCCCAGATGTTGAGCTTGGGTTTAAATGCAAGAATTTGTTAGATTTTGCAGCCTGCCAAATGGTGGACACCGAAGATGTTCTGCTGCACATGACGCTCATCCATTTCCTCGAGGATCTCCTAAAAATCGGCGCTCCTGGTTTCCAGCAGCGTTGCAGCACCGCTCAAGTGTCTCACCCAATGTTCTCTTCTCCATCCCTGGATTTCCTGGTCAGCTCTGGCCTACATCACAGAATCATGAAATACTTTGTGGAGCCCTCTACCCTGGATCCCGCAGAAGCTGCTTATCTTTCTGGTCCAATAATGGCGTACGTTTCCCAGTATGCCCAACTCTACCCGAATCACTTATTGCAAAATCAACAAAGCTTTCTGGATAAAATCCTTACCCGAACACTCCAATCTTTTGATATGCCATCAGTTCAATGGGCCCACGGAGCAGTTCCAAGCGGTGAACTTAATATTCTAGCGTCACTGCCCCGAGTTATGTTACTGGAGGCTGGGAAACGATCTTTAAACCCACTATTTTCCATTCCTTCAAAGCCACTACATAAGGACACCCTGGGTGCACTGGGAAGAATATTTCACGGACCGTTAGGTCGCAAGGTTGATAGCGATGCGGAGCAACAAGAGGATTTAAGCCACAATCCAACCAGTTCCCGTGCAGAGGCAGCGGCCGCAAGGACGCTCTATTTCCAATACCTAAATCAGCACACGGCCATCTGGAACAACGTCGTGGCGGCCGCCGAGACAGTGGCGATGACTGATACAGCTTTGGCTGCAATCGCGTTCATAAAAGCAGTCGCAACAGCGAACTGGGACGTGATCAAACAAGGCTCGACCTCGGAAGGCATCACTACTGCTCGGTTTGCTATTCCAACTGAAGACGAGGTCGAGCGGCTTGGGCCAGCGTCCCAGGGAAATCTTCCGTTGCATGGAGCTTGGGCGCTACTCGTTCCTCCAGCTTTAACTGTTGTTCTACCTTACCTTTTTAAAGACCCGCAGACGCATGCGAACTTTGTTGCCGGGGGAAGAGGAGACACGGAGAGTGCTGTGTGGAGAATCGCTACTGCCAAGTATGATGCACTCGTTGCGCTCGAGTCGTCTATTGAACGAATCGGCGGAAGTACCAATGGTGTTGAGGATGTTATACGAACTATGAAGCGGCGTGTAGCCCAGGGACCATGGGGTAATACAAGCCAGATTGGCAGCCGGGTTGATGCACTGGAACTATAA
- a CDS encoding uncharacterized protein (EggNog:ENOG410PQED~COG:F~BUSCO:14936at33183), with translation MSRRGGGGARGRRLPGAEFSWQSEPGAEADTAPTPLFPKYKVPRAKPLTPLEDSQVDYYRKLREAIHDGPFYVVLSGPPSYGKGGQPLRAQFDPFQGMATYGQRYLKKARTLPKLSAVPFEMNLFPKELWSTLDPKFVGLPGGMGSGFGALSRVGQKRGFEDDEEEEAVDAARKRRAVDEEGDEGSDVDRRGGTDDEAVLEDEGEGEEEIVDDDFEEDEEDMGGDYNAEQYFDAGDEVDDYGDGDGGDGDVY, from the exons ATGTCCCGTCGCGGCGGTGGAGGAGCCCGAGGCAGAAGATTGCCTGGAGCAGAGTTTTCATGGCAATCCGAACCTGGAGCGGAGGCGGATACCGCGCCCACGCCATTGTTCCCT AAATACAAAGTACCCCGCGCAAAACCTCTAACGCCATTAGAAGACTCACAAGTCGATTACTACCGAAAACTACGAGAGGCTATTCACGATGGACCCTTTTATGTAGTGCTCAGCGGCCCTCCCTCATATGGAAAGGGAGGCCAGCCTTTACGGGCACAGTTTGACCCTTTTCAGGGGATGGCAACATATGGGCAGCGGTACCTGAAAAAAGCGCGGACGCTGCCCAAACTCAGTGCGGTACCATTTG AGATGAATCTCTTCCCAAAAGAATTGTGGTCCACCCTTGATCCGAAATTTGTCGGCTTGCCTGGGGGAATGGGCAGCGGCTTCGGGGCTCTTTCACGGGTAGGTCAGAAACGGGGATTTGAAGATgacgaggaagaggaggctGTGGACGCGGCCCGTAAGCGGCGGGCTGTTGATGAAGAGGGTGATGAAGGATCGGATGTTGATAGGCGAGGAGGTACGGATGATGAGGCTGTGTTAGAAGACGAGGGCGAAGGCGAAGAAGAGATCGTGGACGATgactttgaagaagatgaggaggATATGGGCGGGGATTACAACGCAGAGCAGTACTTCGATGCTGGCGATGAAGTTGATGACTATGGTGACGGCGATGGAGGTGATGGTGATGTGTACTAA
- the TAH18 gene encoding NAPDH-dependent diflavin reductase (EggNog:ENOG410PFF9~COG:C~BUSCO:2621at33183) — protein sequence MESRFIYCGALELKRGAFTDEIDEMASSKNGVPRTALVVYASETGNSQEIAEELGRLTERLHFETHVSELDAIEAESLNGHSLTIFAVSTTGQGDVPASGKTFWRSLLLKRLLPTYLQHVNFALFGLGDSSYPKFNWAARKMHKRLLQLGANEIFPSGEADEQHPEGIDGTFVPWAQSLKKFLLDKFPLKPGQHPIPDDVRLPPKWALAPWGQGTGKEHQMTNGNSSQPEKNNGTGKEQIVQYPALQPRDHDTRPIPNSITATLIDNIRVTPESHWQDVRHLTLAVPESIQYIPGDILHITPKNFAKDVNTLLSLMGWEADADIPLCFTPASKSSLPSSYPPISFLQNSPGFTLRELLTNYLDIMAIPRRSFFSQISHFTDDTMQKERLLEFTNPEYIDEYYDYATRSRRSILEVLYEFDTVKVPWQQVCNVFPILRGRQFSIASGGRLKKTVEGKTKFELLVAIVKYQTVIKKIREGVCTRYLAVLQPGSTMKVQLHRGGLSPSVKQLLEPSVVIGPGTGVAPIRSLLWEKAALVEAYRNKHGPNVPPPVGPVILLYGGRNRAADFFFQEEWNKLKETLDLTVFTAFSRDQKHKFYVQDAIRQNKDAFFRVLHDMQGAVFICGSSGRMPQAVREALIETFETRGSSREEAEKYLIDMERVGRYKQETW from the exons ATGGAGAGTCGATTCATATATTGCGGGGCATTAGAACTCAAAAGGGGGGCCTTCACAGACGAAATTGATGAGATGGCCAGCAGTAAAAATGGCGTTCCAAGGACTGCTTTGGTTGTCTACGCCTCCGAAACGGGAAATTCGCAAGAGATAGCAGAAGAGCTGGGCCGCTTAACGGAGCGTCTGCATTTTGAGACACATGTGTCAGAACTGGATGCAATTGAAGCA GAATCCCTGAATGGGCACTCTTTGACTATTTTTGCCGTCTCGACAACAGGACAAGGTGATGTCCCCGCCAGTGGAAAGACGTTCTGGCGGTCTTTGCTGCTGAAAAGGCTCTTGCCAAcgtacctgcagcatgtcAATTTTGCCCTCTTCGGGCTTGGAGACAGCTCCTACCCGAA GTTCAATTGGGCGGCCAGAAAAATGCATAAGAGGCTCCTGCAGCTAGGGGCAAACGAGATATTTCCAAGCGGTGAAGCAGATGAGCAGCATCCCGAAGG CATTGATGGCACTTTTGTTCCTTGGGCCCAGAGCCTGAAAAAGTTTTTGTTGGATAAATTTCCTTTGAAGCCCGGACAGCATCCTATACCAGATGATGTTCGATTACCGCCGAAATGGGCTCTGGCTCCTTGGGGTCAAGGTACTGGCAAGGAACACCAAATGACCAATGGCAATTCTTCTCAACCCGAGAAAAATAACGGAACCGGGAAGGAACAGATAGTCCAATATCCTGCTCTACAACCGCGGGATCATGATACACGACCGATTCCCAATTCCATCACTGCAACGTTAATTGACAATATCCGCGTTACCCCAGAAAGCCACTGGCAAGATGTTCGACATTTGACCCTAGCGGTCCCCGAGTCGATACAATACATTCCAGGCGACATTCTCCACATAACTCCCAAGAATTTTGCTAAGGATGTTAACACTCTCCTATCCCTTATGGGATGGGAAGCCGACGCCGACATTCCACTGTGTTTCACCCCGGCAAGCAAGTCCTCGCTTCCGTCATCGTATCCTCCTATATCGTTCTTGCAAAACTCACCTGGGTTTACACTTCGCGAGCTATTGACAAACTATTTAGATATCATGGCAATTCCACGTCGATCATTTTTCTCGCAGATATCCCATTTCACAGACGATACAATGCAGAAAGAACGCCTTCTAGAATTCACTAACCCGGAGTATATTGACGAATATTATGATTATGCGACGCGGTCGAGACGGAGCATTTTGGAAGTGCTGTATGAATTCGACACCGTCAAAGTACCTTGGCAGCAGGTATGCAACGTTTTCCCCATTCTACGCGGGCGCCAGTTCAGCATTGCTAGCGGTGGTAGATTAAAGAAAACAGTAGAGGGGAAAACAAAATTCGAGCTATTGGTGGCCATAGTCAAGTACCAGACGGTTATAAAGAAGATCCGTGAGGGTGTATGTACAAGATATCTTGCCGTACTTCAGCCAGGTAGCACCATGAAGGTTCAGCTCCATAGAGGTGGTCTAAGTCCATCCGTGAAACAACTCCTAGAGCCTTCAGTGGTAATAGGACCGGGAACGGGTGTGGCTCCTATTCGATCACTGCTTTGGGAAAAGGCTGCTCTCGTGGAGGCATATCGCAACAAGCACGGTCCAAACGTTCCTCCACCAGTTGGGCCAGTTATCCTTCTCTACGGCGGCCGCAACCGAGCTGCTGACTTCTTTTTCCAAGAAGAGTGGAACAAACTGAAGGAAACGCTTGACCTTACCGTTTTCACGGCGTTTTCTAGGGATCAAAAGCACAAGTTCTATGTTCAGGATGCCATCCGGCAAAACAAAGATGCGTTCTTCAGGGTGTTGCATGATATGCAAGGGGCGGTCTTCATCTGTGGGTCGTCTGGTCGGATGCCGCAGGCGGTGAGAGAAGCACTAATTGAGACTTTTGAGACGCGTGGGAGCAGTCGAGAGGAGGCGGAAAagtatcttatagatatGGAGAGGGTTGGACGGTataaacaagaaacatgGTGA
- a CDS encoding uncharacterized protein (EggNog:ENOG410PFI6~COG:C~BUSCO:12097at33183): MASGLRILVPIKRVIDFAIKPRINKTQTGVETAGVKHSLNPFDELSVEEAVRLRERKGPMNVADILALSAGGPKCQDTLRTAMAMGADRGLLVDVPEGKGDEGGLEPLTVAKLLKSVVEKENINLVFLGKQAIDGDQGQTGQMLAGLLGWPQATQASKVTVKDAEGSIEVTREVDGGVETLKAKLPMIITTDLRLNEPRYASLPNIMKAKKKPLEKKTLADFGVENTKRLKTLKVTEPPARQGGGKVEDVDGLIGRLKELGAL, encoded by the exons ATGGCCAGTGGACTACGGATATTAGTGCCTATTAAGAGGGTGATCGATTTTGCG ATCAAACCCCGCATTAACAAAACCCAAACCGGTGTGGAAACCGCCGGCGTCAAGCACTCCCTCAATCCTTTCGATGAACTTTCGGTAGAAGAGGCCGTCCGCCTGCGCGAACGCAAGGGTCCTATGAACGTTGCAGATATCCTCGCTCTCTCCGCTGGTGGGCCGAAATGTCAAGATACCCTCCGCACCGCAATGGCCATGGGTGCCGATCGAGGTCTTTTGGTAGACGTTCCGGAGGGCAAAGGTGACGAAGGTGGCTTGGAGCCATTGACAGTTGCAAAGCTGCTGAAGAGCGTTGTTGAGAAGGAAAACATCAATCTGGTTTTCTTGGGGAAACAAGCCATTGATGGAGACCAAGGCCAGACTGGCCAGATGCTCGCAGGGCTGTTGGGTTGGCCTCAAGCCACGCAAGCGAGCAAAGTTACCGTGAAGGACGCTGAGGGCTCGATTGAGGTTACAAGAGAAGTGGACGGTGGTGTGGAAACATTAAAGGCGAAATTGCCCATGATCATCACGACAGACTTGAGACTGAATGAGCCGAGATACGCCAGCTTGCCAAACATTATGAAGGCCAAGAAGAAGCCATTGGAAAAGAAGACCTTGGCTGACTTTGGTGTCGAAAACACCAAGAGATTGAAGACGCTAAAGGTTACAG AACCCCCGGCGAGACAAGGCGGCGGAAAAGTCGAAGATGTCGATGGTCTTATCGGCCGTCTGAAGGAGCTTGGTGCTCTGTAA